The Flavobacteriales bacterium genome contains a region encoding:
- a CDS encoding translation initiation factor IF-3, translated as MALRKRNNNLRRKTEAEHRINKFITAPEVRLVGEGIESGIFPISKALNIADEMGLDLVEISPKADPPVCKIIDYKKFLYDQKKKQKIIKANASKTVIKEIRFGPNTEEHDLAFKTKHALKFLEEGSKVKAFVFFRGRSIVFKEKGEILLLKFAQALEDYGVVEQMPKLEGKRMTMFIAPKKKK; from the coding sequence ATCGCTTTAAGAAAAAGAAATAACAACTTAAGAAGAAAAACTGAAGCAGAACATAGAATTAACAAATTTATCACTGCTCCTGAGGTCAGATTAGTAGGCGAAGGCATAGAATCTGGAATTTTTCCTATATCAAAAGCATTGAATATAGCCGATGAGATGGGTTTAGATTTAGTTGAAATTTCTCCTAAAGCAGATCCACCTGTTTGTAAAATTATTGACTACAAGAAGTTTTTGTACGATCAAAAGAAAAAGCAAAAAATAATAAAAGCAAACGCATCGAAAACTGTAATTAAAGAAATTCGTTTCGGTCCTAATACAGAAGAACATGACCTTGCTTTTAAAACAAAACATGCATTAAAGTTCCTAGAAGAAGGCTCAAAAGTGAAAGCTTTTGTATTTTTTAGAGGACGAAGCATAGTCTTCAAAGAAAAAGGAGAAATTTTATTATTAAAATTTGCTCAAGCTTTAGAAGATTATGGAGTTGTAGAACAAATGCCAAAATTAGAAGGTAAGCGAATGACAATGTTCATCGCTCCTAAAAAGAAGAAGTAA
- a CDS encoding cold shock domain-containing protein: protein MNTGTVKFFNDTKGYGFIKEDETDKEYFVHVSGLVDEISENDKVTFDLEEGRKGLNATNVKLA, encoded by the coding sequence ATGAATACTGGAACAGTAAAGTTTTTTAATGATACCAAAGGTTATGGATTCATTAAAGAAGACGAAACAGATAAAGAGTACTTTGTACACGTATCTGGACTAGTCGATGAAATTAGTGAAAATGACAAAGTTACATTTGACTTAGAAGAAGGTCGTAAAGGACTAAACGCTACAAATGTGAAATTAGCATAA
- the rplT gene encoding 50S ribosomal protein L20 — translation MPRSVNAVAAKARRKKVLKAAKGYFGRRKNVHTVAKNAVDKAMQYAYIGRKQKKRNFRSLWIQRINAGVREHDMSYSTFMGGLSKKGIALNRKVLADLAMNHPEAFKAIVDKVKS, via the coding sequence ATGCCAAGATCGGTAAATGCTGTCGCAGCAAAGGCTAGAAGAAAGAAGGTTTTAAAAGCCGCAAAAGGTTACTTCGGCCGTAGAAAAAATGTCCATACAGTTGCAAAAAATGCAGTTGATAAAGCAATGCAGTATGCATACATTGGACGTAAACAAAAGAAAAGAAACTTCCGCTCACTATGGATTCAAAGAATTAACGCTGGTGTTAGAGAACACGATATGAGTTATTCTACATTTATGGGAGGTTTATCTAAAAAAGGTATTGCTTTGAACAGAAAAGTTCTTGCAGACCTTGCCATGAATCACCCAGAAGCTTTTAAAGCAATAGTGGACAAGGTTAAAAGCTAA
- the rpmI gene encoding 50S ribosomal protein L35, producing the protein MPKMKTKSSAKKRFKLTGTGKIKRKHAFKSHILTKKETKQKRNLTQTGLVHESDVKNIKQQLCL; encoded by the coding sequence ATGCCAAAAATGAAAACAAAATCTAGTGCTAAAAAGCGATTTAAGCTTACTGGTACTGGTAAAATCAAGAGAAAGCATGCTTTTAAAAGTCACATCTTAACTAAGAAAGAGACTAAACAAAAGCGTAACTTAACTCAAACTGGATTAGTACATGAGTCTGATGTTAAAAACATCAAACAACAATTGTGTCTATAA
- a CDS encoding tetratricopeptide repeat protein — MFRLLIFFSVIFLFSCSERNTPSNEPTSITDLSLALLEQPNDTALLIERRNRFIESGELEKAIIDQQQLFAIDTSNLNYRYDLADLYFELYPSNPIYISKSLALISDNYTVFPPMLLLRAKLYYVLQNYSQSLKDINTYLPSYPFDAEAYFFKGLNYKDMGDLEMAQSQFQTAVEQNPNYVESYEQLAFIYSFKGDSLAKYYFKNALIADSSLLSSWYNLGMYCQNQGDFYNAKQSYYGMLRRDSLNKDANYNLGYISLVEGSYESAIQYFSFVISQNRTYASAFFSRGLAYKFVGNNDLARNDFEMVLELSPEFKEAKDELQSLP, encoded by the coding sequence ATGTTTAGGCTGCTCATATTTTTTTCAGTAATTTTTCTTTTTTCTTGTTCAGAAAGAAATACACCTTCTAACGAGCCAACTTCAATTACTGACTTAAGTTTGGCATTATTGGAGCAGCCCAATGATACGGCATTGTTGATAGAAAGGAGAAATCGTTTTATTGAGAGTGGTGAGCTTGAAAAAGCTATTATTGACCAACAACAACTCTTTGCAATAGACACTTCGAACCTAAATTATCGTTACGACTTAGCCGATTTGTATTTTGAGCTCTATCCATCAAACCCTATTTACATTTCAAAGAGTTTAGCTTTAATTTCCGATAACTACACCGTATTTCCGCCCATGTTACTGTTAAGGGCAAAGCTGTATTACGTTCTTCAGAATTATTCACAGTCGTTGAAAGATATAAATACATATTTACCTTCGTACCCTTTTGATGCAGAGGCTTACTTTTTTAAAGGCTTGAACTACAAGGATATGGGAGACCTTGAAATGGCACAATCTCAATTTCAGACTGCTGTTGAGCAAAACCCTAATTATGTTGAATCCTATGAGCAGTTAGCTTTTATCTATTCTTTTAAAGGAGATAGCCTTGCTAAATACTATTTTAAAAATGCACTTATAGCCGATTCTAGCCTATTAAGTTCTTGGTATAATTTGGGTATGTACTGCCAAAATCAAGGTGATTTTTATAATGCTAAGCAATCTTATTATGGCATGCTTAGACGAGATTCGTTAAATAAAGATGCCAATTATAATTTGGGGTATATTTCATTAGTAGAGGGAAGTTATGAATCTGCAATTCAGTATTTTTCGTTTGTAATTTCTCAAAATAGAACTTATGCTTCTGCTTTCTTTTCAAGAGGGTTAGCTTATAAGTTTGTTGGTAATAATGACTTGGCTAGAAATGATTTCGAAATGGTTTTGGAATTGAGTCCTGAATTTAAAGAGGCTAAAGATGAACTTCAGTCTTTACCATAA
- the recA gene encoding recombinase RecA, with the protein MSDKQKEAKLKALQLTLDKMEKSYGKGTVMRLGDKPVENIDAIPTGSLGLDIALGIGGYPRGRVIEIYGPESSGKTTLAIHAIAEAQRQGGIAAFIDAEHAFDQTYAASLGVNIDDLLISQPDNGEQALEIADNLIRSGAIDILVVDSVAALTPKSEIEGEMGDTSVGLHARLMSKALRKLTGTISKTGCTCIFINQLREKIGVMFGNPETTTGGNALKFYASIRLDVRKSTAIKDADGAIGNKTRVKVVKNKVAPPFKLVEFDIMYGKGISKSGEILDKAVDLDIVQKSGSWFSYNDDKLGQGRDAVKLVLEDNPELSDQLEEKIKEHINN; encoded by the coding sequence ATGAGTGATAAACAAAAAGAAGCAAAATTAAAAGCCCTACAACTTACTCTTGATAAGATGGAAAAGTCTTACGGAAAAGGTACTGTAATGCGCTTAGGCGATAAGCCAGTCGAAAATATAGACGCAATACCTACAGGTTCATTAGGTTTGGATATCGCTCTTGGAATAGGGGGTTATCCTCGAGGTAGAGTCATTGAAATTTATGGACCTGAATCTTCAGGTAAAACCACATTAGCTATACACGCTATTGCAGAAGCTCAACGTCAAGGTGGTATTGCAGCATTTATAGATGCAGAACATGCTTTTGACCAAACTTATGCAGCTAGTTTGGGCGTTAATATTGATGATTTGCTAATCTCTCAACCAGATAATGGTGAACAAGCGTTAGAAATAGCTGACAACCTAATTCGTTCAGGAGCAATTGATATTCTAGTTGTTGATTCTGTGGCAGCTCTTACTCCTAAAAGTGAAATTGAAGGGGAAATGGGAGATACTTCCGTAGGTCTTCACGCTAGATTGATGTCTAAAGCTTTAAGAAAATTAACGGGAACAATCAGCAAAACAGGATGTACGTGTATTTTTATCAATCAACTGCGAGAGAAAATCGGTGTAATGTTTGGTAATCCAGAAACTACTACTGGTGGTAACGCTTTAAAGTTCTATGCTTCTATCCGTTTAGATGTAAGAAAAAGTACTGCTATAAAAGATGCTGATGGTGCTATTGGAAATAAAACACGAGTTAAAGTGGTTAAAAATAAAGTAGCTCCTCCATTCAAATTAGTCGAGTTTGACATCATGTACGGTAAAGGAATTTCAAAATCTGGTGAAATATTGGATAAGGCTGTAGATTTAGATATCGTTCAGAAAAGTGGCTCTTGGTTTAGCTATAATGACGATAAGCTAGGTCAGGGTAGAGATGCAGTTAAACTTGTCTTGGAAGACAATCCAGAGTTGTCTGATCAGCTTGAAGAAAAGATTAAAGAGCATATCAATAACTAA
- the nth gene encoding endonuclease III, with product MNRKQRFELFVHYFDKHMPVAETELQYNNGFELLVAVILSAQCTDKRVNMVTPTLFSAFPNAELMALSSPDEIFHYIRSISYPNNKSKHLHKMANMLIHDFDGKVPDSVDSLQLLPGVGRKTANVVASVLYDIPTMPVDTHVFRVSERIGLSKNAKNPLQTEKQLVKYFPKDKLNIAHHWLILHGRYVCLARKPKCQECGITEICDFFQKNR from the coding sequence ATGAATAGAAAACAACGCTTTGAATTATTTGTTCATTACTTCGACAAACATATGCCTGTAGCCGAAACAGAACTGCAATACAACAATGGATTTGAGTTATTGGTAGCGGTTATTCTTTCTGCGCAATGCACAGATAAACGTGTTAATATGGTAACTCCTACTTTATTTTCTGCTTTTCCTAACGCTGAGCTTATGGCGTTGTCTTCGCCAGATGAGATTTTTCATTATATCCGATCAATAAGTTATCCAAACAATAAATCAAAGCATTTGCACAAGATGGCTAATATGCTGATTCATGATTTTGATGGTAAGGTGCCTGATTCTGTTGATAGCCTACAATTATTACCTGGTGTGGGTAGAAAAACAGCTAATGTAGTAGCTTCTGTTTTATATGATATTCCAACTATGCCAGTAGATACCCATGTGTTTAGAGTGTCAGAGCGAATAGGGCTTAGTAAGAATGCCAAAAACCCATTGCAAACCGAAAAGCAATTGGTAAAATATTTTCCTAAAGACAAACTTAATATTGCTCATCATTGGCTTATTCTTCATGGCCGTTATGTATGTCTTGCTAGAAAACCTAAATGTCAAGAATGCGGTATCACAGAAATATGTGATTTTTTTCAAAAAAATAGATAA
- a CDS encoding sigma-70 family RNA polymerase sigma factor, whose translation MLLHKVSDKDLVSSYIKGNPLALDELVNRHQSRVLAFINSKVRNLQLAEDIFQDAFFKVIKSLNSGKYNEEGKFLPWLMRISHNLVIDYFRQNKRMPKVAQSKSLENFDIFDVIGNGNQSKEYDMMEDEQTQLLRRIIAELPNEQKEVLIMRHYEDLSFKEIAEKTGVSINTALGRMRYALINIRKLLEENNVDLIIN comes from the coding sequence ATGTTATTACACAAAGTCTCCGATAAAGATTTAGTTTCATCTTACATTAAAGGTAACCCACTTGCTCTTGACGAGTTAGTCAATAGACATCAGTCTAGAGTTTTGGCTTTTATCAATTCTAAAGTAAGAAACCTCCAACTTGCTGAAGATATTTTTCAAGATGCTTTTTTCAAAGTCATTAAATCACTAAATAGTGGTAAGTATAACGAAGAGGGTAAGTTTTTACCTTGGTTAATGCGTATATCTCACAATCTTGTTATCGATTACTTTAGACAAAACAAAAGGATGCCTAAGGTAGCACAATCTAAAAGTTTAGAGAACTTTGACATTTTTGATGTTATTGGGAATGGTAATCAATCTAAAGAGTACGATATGATGGAAGATGAACAAACCCAACTATTACGTCGTATTATTGCTGAATTGCCAAATGAACAGAAGGAAGTTCTTATTATGCGACACTATGAAGATTTAAGCTTTAAAGAAATTGCTGAAAAGACAGGTGTTAGTATAAATACAGCTCTAGGAAGAATGCGTTATGCACTAATAAATATTCGTAAGTTATTAGAAGAGAATAATGTTGATTTAATAATTAATTAA
- the bcp gene encoding thioredoxin-dependent thiol peroxidase, producing MTSLKEGDKAPNFSVLNQDDRLLTLDTYKGKKLILYFYPKDSTPGCTAESCNLRDNYSELLDLGYDVLGVSADDSSSHQKFIAKNELPFHLLSDTKKEVIKAYDVWGPKKFMGKEYEGIHRTTFVIDENGHIERIFTKVKTKEHTAQILETYK from the coding sequence ATGACTAGTTTAAAAGAAGGTGATAAAGCTCCAAATTTTAGCGTCCTTAATCAAGATGATAGGCTGTTAACTTTAGACACTTACAAAGGCAAGAAGTTAATCCTGTATTTTTATCCTAAGGATAGCACTCCTGGTTGTACTGCTGAAAGTTGTAACCTGAGAGATAATTATTCCGAACTTTTAGATTTAGGATATGATGTTCTTGGAGTGAGTGCCGATGATAGTTCTTCACATCAAAAGTTTATTGCCAAGAATGAATTACCTTTTCATTTGCTTTCTGATACAAAAAAAGAAGTCATTAAGGCTTATGATGTTTGGGGGCCTAAAAAATTTATGGGGAAGGAGTATGAAGGTATTCATAGAACAACCTTTGTTATTGACGAAAATGGACATATTGAGCGCATCTTTACTAAGGTAAAGACTAAAGAACATACAGCACAAATTTTAGAAACATATAAGTAA